A genomic stretch from Bacillus sp. E(2018) includes:
- a CDS encoding 1,4-alpha-glucan branching protein domain-containing protein, with protein MSNGYFSLVLHAHLPYVRHKEANRLEERWVFEALTETYIPLLWVLEDQPETLSWTLSFSSPLLELLNDPVIQKRYLEHLDLTIKLVKKEKKHSINKEEEKIICFYEERYKRIMETYQEFDCKVTDAFKRYMNLGKVNCITSSATHAFLPYIQTEQGVKAQIFGGVQTFEKYFGEKPKGFWLPECAYSPGVDKALADAGIQFTFVDEETLLRSKPVPSKGIGAPVYSPHGVALFSRNQCISETIWNSSVGYPGDFDYREFYRDVAYERENEYIKSFIHPEGIRVDTGLKYWRITGKTENKDWYQRDWALNKVQNHANDFCHRIKEYLHTNEQSFPPQLITAPFDAELFGHWWFEGPEFLLQSMNVSTEQNITWITPQEFLTRHYQDLETVRPCFSTWGRNQTGEVWLNESNAWMYRHLHHCERKLVQLAARLSHDEPNIVMERYADQIVREWMLAASSDWAFIIEGNSATEYAKSRFQEHIERFHELCRSVENKTYQLAEIAEFENEYPFMLTTGLWHFFKSKHDEYVASQYNEQKTKGKKKILMLSWEFPPMVVGGLARHVFDLSRKLVEQGTEVYVITSSVPGYPEHEVNNGVHVYRVAGNQPNFESFFHWTGSLNMAITEQALALANKFDFDCIHAHDWLVSVSALAIKEELNIPLITTIHATEHGRNNGITSPLQYEINQKEWELMDGSDSLIVCSDYMKNELTGVFSIPEEKITILPNGIDPEQISFQTSSSIEDRNHQELLLFSVGRLVKEKGFQTIIEAADLLRNSGKHVRFVIAGKGPLMDELKTMIRVKNLEEFVHLAGFVSDEERNEWFAKADAAIFPSHYEPFGIVALEGMASGKLTIVSDTGGLREIVDHEKTGLKIYPNNPESIVWAVEYILSNRERCQELAKNGEETARTVFSWDSIAEKTAELYTTKQNQTSKVGGIV; from the coding sequence ATGTCTAACGGGTATTTTTCATTAGTCTTGCACGCTCACCTTCCTTATGTGAGGCATAAAGAAGCGAATCGATTAGAGGAAAGATGGGTATTTGAGGCACTTACTGAGACATATATCCCGTTGTTATGGGTACTCGAAGATCAGCCTGAAACCTTGTCTTGGACGCTATCATTCTCATCACCTTTGTTGGAGTTATTAAACGATCCCGTCATTCAAAAACGTTATCTAGAACATTTAGATCTTACGATAAAACTTGTTAAAAAAGAAAAAAAGCATTCCATTAATAAGGAAGAAGAAAAAATTATTTGTTTTTACGAAGAGCGCTATAAACGAATCATGGAAACCTATCAAGAATTCGATTGTAAAGTTACAGATGCTTTTAAGCGCTATATGAATCTTGGGAAGGTTAACTGCATTACTTCCTCTGCAACCCACGCGTTCCTTCCCTATATTCAAACGGAGCAAGGAGTTAAAGCTCAAATCTTTGGAGGCGTTCAAACATTTGAAAAGTATTTTGGTGAAAAGCCTAAAGGCTTTTGGCTGCCAGAATGTGCTTACTCTCCCGGGGTAGATAAAGCGTTAGCTGATGCAGGTATACAATTTACTTTTGTAGATGAAGAAACTCTACTTAGAAGTAAGCCTGTTCCATCAAAAGGAATTGGAGCTCCTGTTTATTCTCCGCATGGGGTGGCATTGTTTTCACGAAATCAATGCATCTCAGAAACGATATGGAATTCTTCTGTTGGTTATCCGGGTGACTTTGATTATCGAGAATTTTATCGAGATGTCGCTTATGAGCGGGAGAACGAATATATAAAGAGCTTTATACATCCGGAAGGAATACGAGTTGATACAGGTTTGAAGTATTGGCGAATAACTGGGAAAACGGAGAACAAAGACTGGTACCAAAGAGACTGGGCATTAAATAAAGTACAGAATCATGCTAATGATTTTTGTCATCGAATTAAAGAATATCTACATACAAACGAACAATCATTTCCTCCTCAATTAATCACTGCACCATTTGATGCAGAGCTATTTGGACACTGGTGGTTTGAAGGACCAGAATTTTTACTTCAATCCATGAACGTTTCAACTGAACAAAACATCACGTGGATCACACCTCAAGAATTTTTAACAAGACATTATCAGGATTTAGAAACTGTAAGACCATGCTTTTCAACATGGGGTCGAAACCAAACAGGCGAGGTATGGCTGAATGAGTCAAACGCCTGGATGTATAGACACTTGCATCACTGTGAAAGAAAGCTTGTCCAACTAGCAGCTCGTCTTTCACATGACGAACCTAACATCGTTATGGAACGATATGCAGATCAGATCGTTCGTGAATGGATGCTTGCCGCTAGTTCTGATTGGGCTTTTATCATTGAAGGTAATAGTGCTACAGAATATGCCAAGTCAAGATTTCAAGAACATATCGAGAGGTTTCATGAACTGTGTCGATCCGTTGAAAATAAGACGTATCAGCTTGCTGAGATTGCTGAATTTGAAAACGAATACCCTTTCATGTTAACAACTGGTTTATGGCACTTTTTTAAGAGTAAACATGATGAATACGTAGCATCTCAGTACAATGAACAAAAAACTAAAGGCAAAAAGAAGATATTAATGCTTTCATGGGAATTCCCTCCTATGGTAGTAGGTGGGTTAGCACGGCATGTGTTTGACCTTTCTAGAAAATTGGTCGAGCAAGGTACAGAAGTATATGTTATTACATCTTCTGTTCCAGGATATCCCGAACATGAAGTGAACAACGGTGTGCATGTATACCGAGTTGCTGGTAATCAGCCTAATTTTGAATCGTTTTTTCACTGGACCGGAAGTTTGAATATGGCCATCACTGAACAAGCACTGGCATTAGCAAATAAGTTCGACTTTGATTGCATTCATGCCCATGATTGGCTCGTTTCAGTTTCCGCACTAGCCATCAAGGAAGAATTAAACATTCCGTTGATCACCACGATACATGCAACAGAACATGGTAGGAACAATGGAATTACATCACCCCTTCAATACGAGATCAATCAAAAAGAGTGGGAACTGATGGATGGATCAGACAGTCTGATCGTCTGCAGTGACTATATGAAAAATGAGTTAACAGGGGTCTTTAGTATTCCGGAAGAAAAGATAACGATTCTACCAAACGGTATAGATCCAGAACAGATCTCATTTCAAACAAGTTCATCCATAGAAGATAGGAATCATCAAGAACTTCTTCTATTTTCGGTTGGCAGGCTTGTAAAAGAAAAAGGTTTCCAAACGATCATAGAGGCTGCAGATCTTTTAAGGAATTCGGGCAAGCACGTCAGGTTTGTGATTGCTGGTAAAGGTCCGTTAATGGATGAACTAAAAACAATGATTAGAGTTAAGAACCTTGAAGAATTTGTTCACCTTGCAGGGTTCGTTAGCGACGAGGAAAGAAATGAATGGTTTGCAAAAGCTGACGCTGCCATTTTTCCGAGTCATTATGAACCGTTTGGCATTGTTGCTCTAGAAGGAATGGCTTCTGGTAAACTAACCATCGTCTCTGATACAGGTGGATTAAGAGAAATTGTTGATCATGAAAAGACAGGGCTAAAAATATACCCTAACAATCCAGAGAGTATCGTGTGGGCAGTAGAGTATATCCTTAGCAATCGTGAACGCTGCCAAGAATTAGCCAAAAACGGTGAAGAAACAGCAAGAACCGTTTTCAGCTGGGATTCAATTGCTGAAAAGACTGCAGAACTCTATACGACAAAACAAAATCAAACATCAAAAGTGGGAGGTATCGTTTAA
- a CDS encoding sugar phosphate nucleotidyltransferase codes for MKGVIMAGGKGTRLRPLTCNMPKPMVPMLHKPVMEYGIELLKKFGITDIAVTVHYLPDAIKNYFGDGRDFGVNLHYFVEDTPLGTAGSIKNAEEFLDERFIVISGDALTDFNLEKGIQFHEDKESLATIFMKQVDSPLEYGVIMTNQEGKIIRFLEKPSWNEVFSDTVNTGIYVLEPEVFNYIEKDVPVDFSKDLFPLLMKEDKNLFGYQAEGYWSDIGSLQQYRQSHYDMLNGLVNLPFAGEEKEPGVWIGENVFIEDGAVIEAPVSIADGAVIRKGSHIGKLSVVGKNSVVSTGSSLKKTVLWNDVFVGDQCELRGATIANGTKVEKDASVFEHAVVGNHCTIGRNATLKPDVKIWPEKEIFEEALVHTSIVWGKKATKSLFGSRGVSGIANVEITPDYIARLASAYGAVLPYGSQIIIASDSHDFSVMIKQSFIQGLHSSGVHTLDISPTVAPVVRFSIEEERLEGGVYVRFSNPTGEKQLMIEFYDNKGLPIHSDLERKIENAYWQEDYRRASFDRIGKGAVQANKHEDYISALLEEIQEKGIQEAKFRVVVNYNHQPYLNFIPNLYNRLNCEILTAPYQTKPEEMASFVRVTNANIGVLIGEAGETLRLITETGEVLDEETMLALYVFTAFSQGKQKEMAIPVYGSSALDSIAERLKGKLIRTKANPRSIMEVGDGVLNYQYDAQYAFVHILEIMAMQKITLSELVKMLPDVHMLREYVPCPKDKKGRVMRRLMEDIRDNNVELLDGIKVFHPEGGWTLILPDVEQPVFTVYSQNTDPEQAKQAASQYIEKIQLYQQV; via the coding sequence ATGAAGGGTGTAATTATGGCTGGTGGAAAAGGAACACGATTAAGACCTCTTACATGCAATATGCCAAAACCAATGGTGCCGATGCTTCATAAACCTGTTATGGAATATGGTATTGAACTTCTGAAGAAGTTTGGTATTACGGATATCGCCGTTACGGTTCATTACTTACCAGACGCAATTAAAAACTATTTTGGTGATGGTCGCGATTTTGGTGTGAACCTTCATTATTTTGTTGAAGATACGCCTCTCGGAACAGCCGGGTCCATTAAGAATGCCGAAGAATTTTTAGATGAGCGTTTTATCGTGATATCAGGTGATGCATTAACAGATTTCAACCTTGAAAAAGGAATCCAATTTCATGAAGATAAAGAGTCTTTAGCTACGATCTTTATGAAACAAGTCGATTCACCTCTCGAATATGGTGTAATCATGACCAACCAGGAAGGAAAGATCATTCGTTTTCTTGAAAAGCCAAGCTGGAATGAAGTCTTTAGTGATACGGTGAACACAGGTATCTATGTACTCGAACCAGAAGTATTTAATTATATTGAAAAAGATGTACCTGTAGATTTTAGTAAAGATTTGTTTCCGCTACTTATGAAAGAGGATAAAAATTTGTTTGGTTATCAAGCAGAAGGATATTGGTCTGATATCGGGAGCCTTCAGCAGTATCGTCAATCCCATTATGATATGTTGAACGGTTTAGTGAATCTACCTTTTGCAGGAGAGGAAAAAGAGCCTGGTGTTTGGATCGGTGAGAATGTTTTTATTGAAGATGGAGCTGTGATCGAAGCACCTGTTAGCATTGCAGATGGGGCAGTGATCAGAAAAGGTTCTCATATTGGCAAACTATCTGTTGTTGGGAAGAATAGTGTAGTAAGCACTGGAAGCTCTTTAAAGAAAACGGTTCTATGGAACGATGTATTTGTAGGAGATCAGTGTGAATTAAGAGGAGCAACGATCGCAAACGGTACGAAAGTCGAAAAAGATGCTTCTGTCTTTGAACATGCGGTAGTCGGTAATCATTGTACGATTGGTAGGAACGCGACATTAAAGCCTGATGTAAAGATCTGGCCAGAAAAAGAGATCTTCGAAGAAGCTCTTGTTCACACTTCGATTGTATGGGGAAAAAAAGCTACCAAATCTTTGTTTGGTTCTAGAGGCGTCTCTGGAATCGCAAACGTTGAGATCACACCAGATTATATAGCAAGACTTGCATCAGCCTATGGAGCTGTTCTTCCTTATGGGTCACAGATCATCATCGCAAGTGACTCACATGATTTTTCCGTTATGATCAAACAATCTTTTATACAAGGTCTTCATTCTTCTGGTGTTCATACGCTTGATATCAGTCCTACAGTAGCACCGGTTGTTCGATTTTCAATCGAAGAAGAGCGTTTAGAAGGCGGAGTATACGTAAGGTTCTCGAACCCTACGGGAGAAAAACAACTGATGATCGAATTCTATGATAACAAAGGACTTCCGATTCATTCTGACCTTGAAAGAAAGATTGAGAATGCTTATTGGCAGGAAGATTATAGACGTGCTTCATTTGATCGTATCGGAAAAGGTGCTGTTCAAGCGAACAAACATGAAGATTACATTTCTGCTCTATTAGAAGAAATACAAGAAAAAGGAATTCAAGAAGCTAAATTTAGAGTAGTGGTAAATTACAATCATCAGCCGTACCTGAACTTTATTCCTAATCTATATAATCGATTGAACTGTGAGATTCTTACCGCTCCCTATCAGACAAAACCTGAGGAGATGGCATCCTTTGTGAGAGTTACAAATGCCAATATCGGTGTTTTGATCGGAGAGGCGGGTGAAACATTGCGTCTCATCACAGAGACAGGTGAAGTGTTGGATGAAGAAACGATGCTTGCTCTCTATGTTTTCACAGCATTTTCTCAAGGTAAGCAAAAAGAGATGGCTATCCCTGTATATGGATCATCTGCTCTCGATTCCATTGCTGAACGTTTAAAAGGTAAGCTGATCCGTACAAAAGCTAATCCGCGTTCTATCATGGAAGTGGGAGACGGGGTTCTAAATTATCAATATGACGCACAATATGCGTTTGTTCATATCTTAGAGATCATGGCGATGCAGAAGATCACGCTATCTGAACTCGTCAAGATGCTTCCTGACGTGCATATGCTACGAGAATATGTACCTTGTCCAAAAGATAAGAAAGGAAGAGTAATGCGCAGACTGATGGAAGATATCCGTGATAACAATGTAGAGTTACTTGATGGAATTAAAGTCTTTCATCCTGAAGGAGGCTGGACTCTTATCCTTCCAGACGTAGAACAGCCTGTATTCACAGTATACTCACAGAATACAGATCCTGAACAAGCGAAACAAGCTGCATCCCAGTATATTGAAAAAATTCAGCTATATCAGCAGGTGTAA
- a CDS encoding glycoside hydrolase family 15 protein — protein sequence MPRHLVLGNGKLLINLDEYLQIRDIYFPYVGQQNHVQGHVNRLGASINGSFSWLSSKEWVIEPGYHLDSLVTLSYAKNAKEGITLKIEDAVHQRENMFMRRITVLNETNEEKRIKLFFHQDLSIYENEVGDTAYFDPEKSVIIHYKKNRYFLFAASFDQKGIDQYTTGVKRFLSAEGTWRDAEDGHLHVNPIAQGSVDSTFSVQGVVPPQGKGDINYALTVGKSREEVFSLYDYLMEIGPSLTLDKIDVYWRRWVNKTKINPCNLSDELLDLYNRSLLIIRTQTNENGYIIAANDSDIQHYNRDHYSYMWPRDGALIAAAVAKAGFHGMVKNFYRRCGDVLTKEGYLHHKYNPDGSIGSSWHPMIDKEGSSQLPIQEDETALVLWAFWEHYKETGDIEFAQSLYRSLVRPSARFLLQYMQEELDLPLPSYDLWEERRGIFTFTASSVYGGLMAAYSFATLFGEDDRAERYKKGADRIKAGMEKHLYDEDLGRFLRGIYLLDDNAYKKDFTMESSMYALFAFGVYPADDERVVRTMQQMNEELSIKSGVGGIARYTNDYYFQQTHDMTRAPGNPWLICTLWLAKWYVQCAKSLQDLERPHEILRWVHEHSFSTGVLPEQLHPFTGEALSVAPLTWSHATFIDVLKEYTKVYEKLSQNSLAR from the coding sequence ATGCCTAGACACTTGGTTTTAGGAAACGGAAAATTATTGATCAATTTAGATGAATATTTGCAGATCAGAGACATCTATTTTCCTTACGTCGGTCAGCAAAATCATGTCCAAGGGCACGTTAACCGTTTAGGAGCCAGTATCAATGGCTCCTTTTCTTGGCTTTCTTCAAAGGAATGGGTGATCGAACCTGGGTATCATTTAGACTCCCTCGTTACGCTCTCATACGCCAAAAATGCAAAAGAAGGTATAACGCTTAAGATTGAAGACGCCGTTCATCAAAGAGAAAATATGTTCATGCGAAGAATTACCGTCTTAAACGAAACAAACGAAGAAAAAAGGATCAAACTTTTCTTCCACCAAGATCTTTCTATTTATGAAAATGAAGTGGGAGACACAGCTTATTTTGATCCTGAAAAATCTGTGATCATCCATTATAAGAAGAATCGGTATTTTTTGTTCGCAGCTTCATTCGATCAAAAAGGAATCGACCAGTACACAACAGGTGTCAAACGTTTTTTAAGTGCAGAAGGCACATGGAGAGATGCCGAAGATGGTCATCTTCATGTGAACCCGATCGCGCAAGGGTCAGTGGACAGTACTTTCTCCGTCCAAGGGGTCGTTCCGCCACAAGGCAAAGGAGACATAAACTATGCTTTAACCGTTGGGAAAAGTAGAGAAGAAGTATTCTCTCTCTATGATTATCTCATGGAGATCGGTCCATCGTTAACTCTAGATAAGATCGATGTGTATTGGAGGAGATGGGTAAACAAAACAAAGATCAATCCATGCAACCTTTCTGATGAACTTCTTGATCTTTATAATAGAAGTTTGTTGATCATTCGTACACAAACCAATGAGAACGGTTATATCATCGCGGCAAATGATTCTGATATTCAGCATTATAACCGAGATCATTACAGTTATATGTGGCCAAGGGATGGGGCGTTGATCGCTGCCGCTGTTGCAAAAGCGGGATTTCATGGAATGGTGAAGAACTTCTATCGAAGGTGTGGGGATGTTTTAACAAAAGAGGGGTACCTTCATCATAAGTATAACCCAGACGGTTCGATCGGATCATCGTGGCACCCTATGATCGATAAAGAAGGGTCTAGCCAACTCCCGATTCAAGAAGATGAAACAGCGCTCGTTCTTTGGGCATTTTGGGAACATTATAAAGAAACAGGAGACATTGAGTTTGCTCAATCTCTCTATCGGTCATTGGTTCGTCCGAGTGCAAGATTCTTGCTTCAATATATGCAAGAAGAGCTAGACCTTCCGTTACCTTCCTATGACCTTTGGGAAGAAAGAAGAGGTATCTTTACCTTTACAGCAAGTTCTGTTTACGGTGGTCTTATGGCTGCATATTCTTTCGCGACGCTCTTCGGTGAAGATGATCGAGCAGAGAGGTATAAGAAAGGTGCGGACCGAATAAAAGCAGGAATGGAAAAGCATCTGTATGATGAAGATCTAGGAAGGTTCCTAAGAGGCATATATTTGTTGGATGATAACGCTTATAAAAAAGACTTCACAATGGAATCCAGCATGTATGCTCTCTTTGCGTTCGGCGTATATCCTGCCGATGATGAAAGGGTTGTCAGAACGATGCAGCAGATGAATGAAGAGTTAAGCATTAAGTCAGGTGTAGGCGGAATTGCGAGATACACCAATGACTATTACTTTCAGCAAACGCATGACATGACTAGAGCTCCGGGAAATCCGTGGTTGATCTGCACGTTATGGCTTGCCAAATGGTATGTTCAATGTGCGAAATCACTTCAAGACCTTGAGCGTCCGCATGAAATTTTACGCTGGGTTCACGAGCATAGCTTTTCTACAGGTGTATTACCTGAGCAGCTCCATCCTTTTACAGGAGAGGCTTTATCAGTTGCCCCTCTCACGTGGTCACATGCCACTTTTATTGATGTTCTTAAAGAATATACAAAAGTCTATGAGAAACTTTCACAAAACTCACTTGCTCGTTAG
- the rpmG gene encoding 50S ribosomal protein L33 — MRVNITLACTETGDRNYITTKNKRTNPDRLELKKYSPRLKKYTVHRETK; from the coding sequence ATGCGTGTAAACATTACTTTAGCTTGTACTGAAACTGGTGATCGTAACTACATCACTACAAAAAACAAGCGTACGAATCCAGACCGTTTAGAGCTTAAAAAATACAGCCCGCGTTTAAAGAAATACACAGTTCACCGTGAAACTAAGTAA
- a CDS encoding 5-formyltetrahydrofolate cyclo-ligase, translating into MNKSQWRKELKQVLLSIGTEERKAKSEAISNLLFQTDEWKKADCFGITVSRGFELDTSYIINQAWNEGKTVAVPKCYSKHKQMEFRAITSYEELENVYMDLFEPRIDVTSCIEASQMNMIIVPGLGFDSEGYRIGYGGGYFDRYLQTYGGSKFSLAYTLQTTKSLPHENYDIPVDKIITEYGRFK; encoded by the coding sequence ATGAATAAATCACAATGGCGAAAAGAGTTAAAACAAGTACTGCTCTCAATAGGAACAGAGGAAAGAAAAGCAAAAAGCGAAGCGATATCTAATCTCTTATTTCAAACGGATGAATGGAAAAAAGCGGATTGCTTTGGGATTACTGTATCAAGAGGGTTTGAGCTAGATACGTCATACATCATAAATCAAGCATGGAACGAAGGAAAGACTGTCGCTGTACCAAAATGCTATTCTAAACATAAACAGATGGAGTTCAGAGCAATTACTTCGTATGAAGAATTAGAAAATGTTTATATGGACCTATTTGAACCTAGGATAGATGTTACATCATGCATAGAGGCGTCTCAAATGAATATGATCATCGTTCCAGGTCTTGGATTTGATAGTGAAGGTTACAGAATCGGTTATGGAGGTGGGTATTTTGATCGCTACTTACAAACTTATGGTGGATCAAAATTTTCTCTTGCTTATACATTACAAACAACGAAATCCCTTCCACATGAAAACTATGATATTCCAGTAGACAAGATTATTACGGAATATGGTCGGTTTAAGTAG
- a CDS encoding DUF92 domain-containing protein codes for MIFILVGIAVLSVISALLRWLTIAGSITAFILGVIIYKGFGWQGFILLGLFFITSTLLTKWKKDKKQDQSTIHTEEKKGRTAGQVLANGGSALLAAIGELTLSDPAWLIVFAATFATATADTWASEIGVLSKRRPFHIKEWRNVEPGLSGAISSLGTVAAALGASLIGVSFYFLYDTSLTVLLCIAISGFLGNVADTLFGAWFEQKYVCSICKRETESSVHCGVKTVKVFGYAFFTNNLVNFSATFIGGLIAGGFYIWIVD; via the coding sequence ATGATCTTCATACTAGTGGGTATCGCTGTTCTTTCCGTAATTTCAGCATTACTCAGATGGCTGACAATTGCAGGGAGTATAACAGCTTTTATATTGGGAGTAATCATTTATAAAGGATTCGGTTGGCAAGGTTTTATCCTACTTGGTCTGTTTTTCATAACCTCTACACTTTTGACAAAATGGAAGAAAGACAAAAAGCAAGATCAAAGCACGATACACACCGAAGAAAAAAAAGGAAGAACAGCTGGCCAAGTTCTTGCTAATGGAGGATCAGCTCTACTAGCGGCAATTGGTGAATTAACGCTTTCAGATCCGGCATGGCTTATTGTGTTCGCAGCTACCTTTGCGACAGCTACCGCGGATACATGGGCTTCAGAGATCGGCGTCCTCTCGAAGCGAAGACCTTTTCATATTAAAGAATGGAGAAACGTTGAACCAGGTTTATCAGGTGCCATTTCAAGTTTAGGTACGGTTGCTGCAGCATTAGGAGCATCTTTAATAGGGGTGAGTTTTTATTTTCTCTATGACACATCGCTGACTGTTCTGCTGTGTATTGCGATCTCTGGCTTTTTAGGGAACGTCGCAGATACCCTTTTTGGGGCTTGGTTCGAACAAAAGTACGTTTGTTCCATTTGTAAAAGAGAAACCGAAAGCTCTGTTCATTGTGGGGTTAAGACAGTAAAAGTGTTTGGATATGCCTTCTTTACAAACAATCTTGTGAACTTTTCCGCAACTTTCATCGGAGGTCTGATCGCCGGAGGATTTTACATATGGATTGTAGATTAA
- a CDS encoding molybdenum cofactor guanylyltransferase codes for MDCRLKVIGVVLAGGESRRFGSPKLFAKWGDATFFEKALKTITPYSDECVAVVREEWIERLEENHSHAAELISDVETFKGKGPLAGIYSAMMRKKGDYYLITPCDMPRMSSAMYNKWLAFAFEYPTYDCIVPVLNGKVYPLNGVYKRSCLHEMKENLMKNNLKVLCLLNRKNTKYLEVQKEEAHFFENVNTKEDLLNLRDE; via the coding sequence ATGGATTGTAGATTAAAGGTGATAGGTGTTGTCCTTGCAGGCGGAGAGTCTAGGAGGTTTGGAAGTCCGAAATTGTTCGCTAAATGGGGCGATGCTACTTTTTTTGAAAAAGCCCTGAAAACGATCACTCCATATTCAGATGAATGTGTAGCTGTCGTTCGCGAAGAATGGATAGAGAGATTAGAGGAAAACCACTCTCATGCTGCAGAACTAATTTCCGATGTTGAAACGTTCAAGGGTAAAGGTCCTCTAGCTGGAATATACAGTGCGATGATGAGAAAAAAGGGAGATTACTATTTGATCACGCCTTGTGATATGCCTAGAATGAGCAGCGCTATGTATAATAAATGGTTGGCATTTGCTTTTGAGTATCCGACTTATGATTGCATAGTTCCAGTTTTAAACGGTAAAGTATATCCACTAAACGGGGTATACAAAAGATCATGTCTTCATGAAATGAAAGAAAATCTCATGAAGAATAACTTAAAGGTTTTATGCTTATTGAACCGTAAAAATACGAAATACTTAGAAGTTCAAAAAGAAGAGGCTCACTTTTTCGAGAATGTGAATACGAAAGAGGATCTTTTAAATCTACGAGACGAATAA